GGCAGGGACGACGCTACCGGCCGTCACTACGTGTGGCGCAACAGAATTCAGCCGGACGGTACCCTTGCCCCAAAAGAGGTCTATTTCGACTGGGGTGCCAAGATCGACACAACCTCCGAGGTGCAGTCCATCACCTTCGCGGCGGATGGGGATCTTTACATCGGCACCAATGCCCCGCAGGCCGTGGTGGTGGTCCACCCGGATGGCTCGTTCGAACCGCTCTATCCCGGAGTGCTGGAACCGGCAAGCAACTACTTGGCATGGGGTAACAGCAACTTCCTTTACATCTGTCGGCGCAGTGACGATCCGAAGAAGAAGGCGGTGCTCAAGGTCAATATGCTCAAGCAGGGCGCGCCCTACTACGGGCGCACGTGATATTTTGCGCGGCGCGAAAGAAATTGCTTGACTTTTTCGCCCAAGTTCGGTATATTGCCGGGTGCGTTGTCTACTCCATCGGGGAAGGATGTTACGGAGCAAATGACGGGTTGCAGGAAGAGGAGGTGGGGACAAGAAGGCACGGGGAAGCGAAAGGAGGTGGTGCGACGGCGACTGACTGCCCCCAAGTGGGGCGAGGGGGAAGCATAGGAGCGTCGGTTGTTGGCAGTAAACGTGGAGGACACGAGCGATGAAGAAGGTACTGTTGACAGTAGCGGCTATGGCTCTCCTGACCTCACTGGCTGCGGCCCAGTGGGTGTTCGACGGCGACTTTGCTTTCAAGCCTCAGCCGCACGGCATTGTCATCACCCCGGACGACAAAGTGTGGATCGGCTGCTATGCCTACACCGACACCTTGGTCCTGCCGAGCGGAACCAAGAAGCCCATCAAGCCCATCTGGATTTTCGACAAGCAGGGCAATGTGGTTGACAAGGTGATCTTTGTCACCAGTGCTGGCAATCCCGACACTTTGTTCAACGGCTGCCGTGGGATGGCGCTGGATCATAACGGCAACGTGCTCTACAGCGCGTACGATGACGTCTGGCGGATCAACTACCAGACCAAGGAGACGATGAACTACGCCTCCCCGAAGCCAGGCGCTTCGTTGACAGAAGCCGCCGAGGATGCCAACGGGTACATCTACATCACCACCGTTTTGAACGGAAACCCAGGCTTCATCTACGACAGCGATTTTGAGCTTTACAGCTACTTCGCCGACACGGTCAAGACCATCCAGCGGAGTGTATTGACCAGTGAGGATGGCAAGGATGTGTACGTCGGCGCCATCTACGCGGCACCGTACCAGGGCGTTCGCCACTACTACAGCCCGGATGGCCCGGATGGCACGTACACCCTTGTGGACACCCTTGGCACCATCTACAGCGGCGCAACCGTGGTGCGCGCCATGTGGGCGCAGTGCCTCGACTGGGACCCCTGGGGCATGATGTGGGTCGGCACCTACTGGGACAATGCTGCCACCGACTTTAAGAGCTGGTACCAGCTGGATCCCAACAAGGGCTTCGCGGTGGTGGACAGCCTGTGCGAACCTGCTGGCAATCCGACCAGCGACCCGAATCCGCCGGTGGGCGGCAAGATCTTCTCGCCGCGCGGTGTTGCCTTCTACGAGGAGGGTGGTGTGTGGTACGCGCTGGCCAACGACTTTGACGGTGGCGTGACCAAGCGCTTCAAGAACCCCAACCCCTACACCGGCATCGTCGAGGTGCGCAACGGCAGCGTGATCCGGGACTATGGGCTGATGCAGAACTACCCGAACCCGTTCAACCCGGTCACGACCATCCCGTTCACGCTGGCCAAGGCCAGCTTTGTGGAGCTCAAGGTCTACGACATGAACGGGCGTGAGATCAAGACCTTGCTCAGCCAGAAGATGAACGAAGGCGAGCACAAGGTCACCTTCGACGCCTCTGGCCTCCCCACTGGCCACTACTTCTACCGGCTGGTGGTTGATGGCAAGATCAT
Above is a window of Calditrichota bacterium DNA encoding:
- a CDS encoding T9SS type A sorting domain-containing protein → MKKVLLTVAAMALLTSLAAAQWVFDGDFAFKPQPHGIVITPDDKVWIGCYAYTDTLVLPSGTKKPIKPIWIFDKQGNVVDKVIFVTSAGNPDTLFNGCRGMALDHNGNVLYSAYDDVWRINYQTKETMNYASPKPGASLTEAAEDANGYIYITTVLNGNPGFIYDSDFELYSYFADTVKTIQRSVLTSEDGKDVYVGAIYAAPYQGVRHYYSPDGPDGTYTLVDTLGTIYSGATVVRAMWAQCLDWDPWGMMWVGTYWDNAATDFKSWYQLDPNKGFAVVDSLCEPAGNPTSDPNPPVGGKIFSPRGVAFYEEGGVWYALANDFDGGVTKRFKNPNPYTGIVEVRNGSVIRDYGLMQNYPNPFNPVTTIPFTLAKASFVELKVYDMNGREIKTLLSQKMNEGEHKVTFDASGLPTGHYFYRLVVDGKIMTKSMTLVK